The genomic region ATCCCCACTAACCGCATCTCCTCCATGCTCCTCTGTTGTTCCTTTTCCAGATCTGCCTTCACTTTTTCCatttgttcctgctgctctcttttTCCACTCTGTTGTTCTTgttccttcctcttctgctccacttttagctgctgcctttttcccttttctgctcttACTTTTTCCTGTGCAGATCTCCCTTCTTGCCATTTTCCAGGAGGAATCTGAACAGGAATATAATTAATAATGCACTTAAAGTTGACATTCTGTCGATTATTTACCTGTTATTGAGATTTAAAATTCTTGAAAGAGATATGTTTTATGTACTTATTAAAGTAGATTTGACTTAACGTGGGACTCTTCCTGTCACTGTGGTCAACAGTGCCTGTTTTCTCTACATAGTGAatgttttactattttttcttccagtaggTACTTGCCTTCGTGGTATCTGATGACTCTTATGTTAATTTCCTAGTATTTAGTGTCCCAATAAGTTGCTACTTAAGCTGTATTCTCTGATCCTCTGCCAACTTCATGATTTCCCCTgtattttttgtaaatattttgaagttgTAATAAGTGAGGGAGCAGGCACAGGGGTTTCATCTAGCCCCACAAAAGAGGATGCTCTGAGGAAACGCGTAAAGTCTAAAAAAGCCTACAAGTCTGACAGCTGATCTATCAGCTAGAGGATCACTGTGATGAAATGGGAAGGCTGCAAACAGTTCCTATTTCTCCGGTTCTAAATTAGGACTGAGGAAAgcttctccaggagctgcagggattTAAGACGCAGCTGTGGAGTGTACCCGACCAGCCTTTTTACCTTGGTCTGTGCTGTCGCTTCACAAGAAGGCATCGGGGAGCGCTTCTGTGCTCCAGATTTTCTTGGAGACTGGTCTTAAAAGGTTTACGGCCTGGGAATGGCGGCTTTTACCGGCCccgcgggagcggggcgggcgggggccgcggttcccgccgccggcgcctccctcagcgcccgccgccccgcgccccctcaCGGCCCCCTCCGGGCGCTGCTGCCCCTTTCGGTTGGCGGGGACAGCGAACAGCCACGGGTGCGCTGTGTGAGCGAAAGCCGAAGGGCCATGAAGGGCCACGTTGAGAGAGTGTGAACGGGAGCCCCGCCTGGGCAAGGGACTCCATGTCTGCTAGGGCTTCCTGAGAGGAAGCTCCATTCAGTGGTAGGAAGGACAAATTTGGCCCTGCCTGGTCGGAGGAGGAGGTCGGCTGGGTGAGGTGAGGAGAGGAACCGGCATGTTTTACCTGCCCATGGGGAGGATCCGAGGGAGCGGGCTGGTTGTGTGTTGTAGTGGGGGCCTGCCTGGGCCTACCCAGTGCTCCTGTCACCCTCAGCCAGGCTGTCGTGGGGTACTTGCTGCCCTGGCCTGCTGCGACATGACAGGTGGGACctgctcctttcctttcttgtCAAGTTAACCTGCCAGAAGGCCTCCAAGAGTGATGGCTTCATCCCATACCAGCCTGTGTGGATGATGctcaggcaaataaaaaaaacaaaacaaagcttgtTGCTAATGAGGATGAATGAGTGTGGGAGTGACTTGAGCTTGGCTGCACCTGTGCTTGGGGTGCAAAAcaagctggggctgctggtgagcTCTGTCTGGTGTGGAGCAGCCCAAGGGGCCTGGCCTTGTGTGGGGAGGTGCTGCCCTGTcaggctgtgggagctgggagTAGGAGCCCCCTGTGCCATGTCCTAGAAAGGAGCCTCTTGTGCGGCCCCTCTGAGGGGAAGCCTCCGGCCAGGGGGATAACAAGGGTGTGCTGAGGGGGTTGTGGGGCTAGGAAAGCACCTGTGACAAGAGGGGGCCTGGCTCTTCCTCAGTGTGGGGGCACAGACACCTTGAGGAGGCAGCCATCTTGTGGTGGTGGaggctggtggcagagctgccctcctgcagcagcaggtaaGGACACACCGGAAAAGACTTATTTTGTATCCCTGTTGCATAGGAGTTGCTTCAGCGTATGTCCCTGCCTGTACTCGCAAGCACCATTTCTCACCTCCGCAGCCTCCCAGCTGCCgtgtgggtgctgctggctggggtgaCTGCTGGAGGCAAGTGGCCTGAGCCAGGGGCTGGTTGTCAGGGAGGACTTCatcctcctcaggaggagagcaggtgtgctggctgctgccacatGCCTCGCCAGGTCCCCTCTCCCTGTCAGCCTCTGGTCACCTTGCTCTGCCTTGTGCCTTCGCTGCATGGgtccttttcttccctgtgtcTCTCTTGTTTGGTTTTCCTGGAAAAACACAAAGCTTTCCTAACCTAATATGGCCAAATCACTGTCAAAGTAGTACGTTGTTGATCTGGGTGATATTTTGGATGCTGTGAATACTGTGGTGATCGTTCACTCAGAGTATGAAAGTTTCAGTCTAGAAGTAAATCTGCTCTTTCTgttaatgtgtttattttggaTTTATGTAATACTTTTGTGGTGGGGCAAAGTGTCAGAGCAAATCATAAATAGGATGAAAGTGTTGTGTTTTCATCTAAATCTCATTCTAGGTAAGAGAATTTTCTCTAAGATACAATTTGGTGACTTAAATATTCTTGGTCTGTCTGTCTCTATTCTGTTTCCTGGTCCACCTGAGTTAATCAAATAAACCAAGAATCTTATTTTGAATCTTCATTGTTAAGGTCAAAAACGTGCAACAAATGCGTCATCAGGACTGTAGTGAACTTCAGACAGAAAAATTTGGTGGAGAATGTTAATACTTTGATGCAGACAACTATTAACCTATAATAAATTATCTTGTCCTAATCAACGGTACTACTGCTCTGAATGTTATCCTGAAGGCTTAGGCTCTCATCTGTCTGTCTAGATTAAATGCTTACACTTAACTTAGTCTCTTCTGTGGACAAATGGTAGAAAGCCACGATATCCAGCAAAGGGAAGGTGCAATATGAGACAGATGAGTTGTGAGCCTCGTGCTGCCTCTGGCCTGCTGGTTAACTTCACACAAGTTTTCTCTGTCTCTGAAAGTCTGCCCACAGTGTAAGGCCCAACAAAATCCAACTTTGTATTTCAAGGTACCACCCTAATGCAAACAGGCATGCCTAAATAACCTCAAACGATGTTTATTGTAAGTGCATGCTCTAGTAGACATACTCCGGGATTTTCAGCTTTACAGGTGCAgtctagagagaaaaaaaacccctagctgCTGTGTCTGCTTGTTAATACAATTTGTAATCCTTGACTTttgatacaaaataaaattaaaaaacccttaCACTTATTCTAAGTGTagttaaaatatttctgactgTTAGTGATGTTTGATATATCTTGTTTGAGGCTTATTAACAATGAAATTAGTTTTAATAACAGTTGATTATTACCACTCACAAAAACTATAAAATAATCCCTAAATATAAGAATTTTCCTTGGTCTTTGATCTTGCAAGCAACTACCaagcaaaagcacaaaaataaagttGGCTAGACCctctcttttgttctgttttgaagaaattGACTATAACATGCTAATCTCTTATATACCTTTGCAATATCTCCCATTGAAATAACTATAAAGGTGCATACAATGATGTTCAGCAAGATGATAAAAGGTCTGCTTTTTGTTCATTAACCTTACCTATAACAAATTCTGCCTTGTGGTATTGTCAGTCtttattattgttctttttcGGCATGTCGGATGCTAGGTCCACCTTTGTCAACTTCTTTCTGATGCTCTTCACGACTTTAGTCTCTGCAGCTCCCACATCCTAGGAAAAAAGCATCGAAGTGTATGTGCTTATGATATACAGTGATAAGGAGTATTGATTCACCTCCTGGCAAACAGCAAATGCTGAAATTGTTGTAATTTGTTATTTACCTCACAAGAGTTGCTGATAAGAGAATATTTGTATCTCTTCAGGATTTGCACACTAGGAATTCACCACAACTGCTACAGTCCACTTCTGTACGAGCACCCCAAATGAAACATATTCCTGTGCTACCAGGTCTAAAATTTCTGCATGAAAACCTAGCTGAGACATGAAGATAACTTCACATTGCTCTGTGTACTCACTGATGAAGAGCTGaggaaaagataaaggaaaatattttccactatAAATTACGATTCAGGGTTTATGCTAAAAGCTAGGCCAATGTCTGCTGATTGTGTAAAtaattgctttttggtttgtgggggttgttgggttttggttttgtctgttaCCTGCTGTTGATGTAACTGCTCCTACAGTTCCTTCTAATACCAGATTGGTTGTTTACTCTGCACTGGGATCCTCCTATTTCACTTTACCCTAAGACCAGTTGTTGGACTGGTGAGGGAAAATAGATGGGATCTCAGAACATTGAGTCAGAACTTGtcctctgctgctccagctgtaTTTTTTCAGCGCTGCTGGGCTATGGAAGGGTTATAAGGAAGAATGGTGTTCTACCATTAATCAGTAGTGTTTGTACTTATACGTACGTGTATGTCATTTAGCAGTTTACTATATACAACTTTCTCTGCAAATGAATGATTGTTTTGCCACCTTAACTTTATCCCGATGGTACGTAAACAGACAGAATCTGTACCACAAGCCAGACAGCACTTACTGCATTGCATTCAGTGTCTGAACCATGATTAAAACCAGTCTCTAATATAAATATGTAGTCAAAGACATTCCAGGAGAAGGGTCAGGAAGTTTTGCTGCCATAGGACTTATAATATCAAAGCTGCTGCCAACtgtttctttcctgctctctgttcATTGGGAGATCTCTTCGCTTGCATACTGCTTTTCAGAGTTGTTGTTTTTACTCCAGAAGTCTCCTCCTGCATTTCCTGATGACTGGGAGATCTCTCTTGATCCAGATTCAGGCTCTATATCTTGTCTTTTAAAAACTGGGAGATGGGAGAGAGCAGCAATAAAATTAAGCATCAAAATTTAGACTTgattccagttttaaaaaaacaacaaaccaaagaaaaaaaaaaacaccttggaaAGGTGTAGAAAAATCTTGAGGTTTGGTTTCACTCCTGCCTTAACCTCTCACCATGTTTTGCACATCTGTAAGCCCTGAAACTCTTCAGAATAATCTGTCAGTACTATATAATGAAGAACTCATGTAATTGTAATGGCCCTAGCAGGTAGCTGCTACTCTCCTTGGAGATCACTTGTCTCCTCATTACTGAGGAAAGCGAGTCCTGTTCTTTCTTATGCTGCAATGAAGATCCAAAGACTCATTTGCAGATGCCTTGCATATTTAATAATGgtgaatattttaataattacagtTTCATTTCTGTAACACTTACTATCCAAAGATCTTGAAGTATTTTAGAAACTCAtggtctgatttttattttaggagTGATGTGAATCTATAGCTTCCAGTGACTTTAGTAGCAGCAGTAAGTGCTCGGTTTCTCTGAAGATCAAGCTACAAATAGTgacatttcacattttaattaataACTTTTGTATGAATGTTCTGTGAAGTCCTGTTTGGAATGTATTTCCTGAATATGGCTAAAAGACGTGCATTTGTAAGTCAATagcataaataaaagaaaaatgagaggcTTTATTTTGCCTCTCGTCTTAGGATAAGTTGGTCTTTACAGCAGGCAGTTGATTCTGAGAGGTGTGACCTGAATGTAAGGATTTGTATAAAAAAGTTAATACTGTAGTGGCTCACTCCTCTTCTTGCCACAGTATCAGagtagtgagaaaaaaaaagataaatgttcaTTCTGAGCATGGAATGTAATAACTATTACACTCAGCTTAACACTAGTTCTgtataaaaaaatcttattttacttACTGGGATGAGAGAGAAGGCAAAAAATTTCTTAATGCTAGGTGGATATTTTAGGTTTATTCACTTTGGTTTAAAAACTGATTCTGCTTTGAGGTCATTTGGTATAAATTCCACTGAAGACCACCTCCTTGAGCATCTACTGTAAATAAATGCTGAGACTCGTCCAGACCTATATAGAGGCTTGTAGAGAGCAATCTGTGTCAAGTACATGTCTTCTCCCTGTGTTCCCAGAGTCCCTGGACTCATCGTATAATCATAGCATCATATCACTACGCAGAAGAGTCATAAACCTGGCTTAACTGGATAATGTATAGTTGTCTTGTATCATCCAAGTAGCACAAAGCCTGAGGAACTTAACTATCTAAAGTTTTCTGCGGTGTCACCATGCAGCTTGTTTCTGGTATACATTTTCTGTATAACTCATTAGTTTTCCTCTATAGTCTGTCTAGGCTGGAGTGTATGGTTATCTGTTTAACTTGAATTAATTGATTTACACCTGAGCAGTAAACTTCATGTTGCCTCTTATTTTTTCTCAGTCCTAGTTTTAAGAGGTCTTATCAAAGCACCCTAAAAGTGCTTAGATGATGTAGCAGTCAAACATATTAATCTGAGGACTCTGACAGGGTCTCTGGTCTCTGACGCAGATGTCTCCAGCTATATAAATAGGAGGCAGTGACTGTCCTTTCTCACTATGAATATGGGCCTTAGAGGCATCTATTGTTGGGGTATGATTGCTGAGAAATTCCACTCTGATGCTTCACTGTGTTAGACAATGTGATAGACAATAATGTAATTAAGATGCCTGactaaaatagaaacaaaggaaGTTGAAACCTAGTCTGAGTCTTCTTTTCAGGAAtcaaagttaaaatttaaaaatctgctgtTTCTGTGTAAACTTACATCTCTAGTGAAGTTTTTTTGTATGTTCAATGCAGGTTTCTGTTAGTGTAATACTGCATTCAGGTTTTCTGTCCATTTGCTTGTCTGGATCTGTAAAAGTGAAGGTCAACTGTTGGTCAGGTTAGGCCAGGCTCAGATTTGTGCAGAATAGTTTTCCTCACTGAACATCTGTGCTACAGCTGTGGTTCAGTGCTATTGGTCTCAGTAAATAAGTAGCCAAACCATAAGATGAGAGAATGGCTTTAGTTCTAAATTTGAcattgggggaaaaagaaagtttaacTCCCTCACCCCAAGAGAAATTTGGAACTTGCAGTCTCTTCTGGCTAGAGTTACGATTTCTGATAGTTCTATCAAATGTGTTCTTTCTCAATGTATAGGGTGGTAAAAAGAAGGAATTAATAAGCTTTAATAAGAATTAAGTAGGAAGAACTAGTGGTTACATGCTCAAATCAGTTGAGAATTGAGGGACAAAGCAAAACCACCAAAATAATTCTCCAAACTTAGGTTTAGGGTTAAAGACTTTCTAGAGGCAAAAGTGGTGATAGtatggctggggagaggaggggagttCTCTCCTTTTTGGGTGCTTTTAGGTAGTATTTTATAACTCAAGGTTTGAGGTTCAGATGTTCTTCCAAATCTTTAAACCAGTATTGAGCCTTCAAATGATAAGATGGGTAAAAGGTCTCCTGAAACCTAATATCAGCCAGCAGTAGTAAAGggattgctttttaaattataataaaagtTTGTAGGTGACCTATGAGCCAGACTGAAGCTGCTGGATCAACACTGTGGTGCTGTCAATTATCAGAGATCAACATTTGGgtagattaataataaaaataaataataaaaaaaggcaaggggATCTGTAAACAGcgatatctctctctctctctgacaaaGTCCCAGGAGACAGTTTTCTAGCTAGTATCAGCTGGAAGTGCAAGAGACTGAACTGTAGAAGTAAGGAACTCTTTGTCAAGAGAAGATTGTCTTTCCAATATATATTTAAGGACAGTACTTGGGAACACCTACCAAAAGAATTAACCTCAggcctgaggaggaaggagtaggATTTTCCCTGACAAAAGTAAGCCGTTCTGCTGAGGGTATTCAGTGCTTTTCTCTGCACAGCTGGCCTGTGGTAGAGGATGTTAAGGCACCAGTAGAGAGAGCCATTGTTTCAAGGATGTGTGAAAAGCCATATAGATGGTACAACTTGCTGTCAGGGCACAACACTGTAGTGTGTTACTGTAAAAGCTCACACAATTTTTTAAGCAGATAAAAAGTCTTGTAGAGAAGGATCTTTAACGCCGaaatagccccccccccccccccccccaaatatctGGACAAAGTTGCACAAGGATCACCAAACAGTTAAAGCCTTAAATCcatgcttctgcttttttatgCTTCCTGCAATGTGTAGCCTTTAATGACTTCCCTAGGATATGTGCAGAGATTGGATCCATTCCATAAACTCTTTTGAGACAATCTCATGTACCATGGGATGCTGGTCAGGAAAGGGCTGAGGGAGATACAAATTTGAACTAAATATGTAGTTATGAGTCTTGGAACTTATGTCAAATGTGGTGAGGATCAAATTCAGGGTAACAGCATGAACTGTTCTTCCTGAAGTCGTCGGTTGCTGTTGAGGCTTACAACATTTTCAGCACTGTTGAAAATGGTGCATCCTTAGTGTGGGGAGTTGCAATCATCCTGTTCTGAGCTTCCTTCTGAAAACGTGCACCAGTCTTATTTTGCCTGTAAGGCCGATATTGCAAGCCCAAGAAGGAGTACAGCATTCCCAGCTGTTCTGTTACCCATGGCTATTTGCAAAGCTGAAGTGGGTCTATTTACTTTTGTTGGGGCATGTGTAGTTGCTTGGCAGCTTCTTGGCCCATGAGCAAAACCCTGTAGGACTTTAGAGCGTGAACAGATCTCAACAGAAGACTTGACTGAAGCTGAAACTTCTCACCTTGCTGCATGCTGGAAACTTCCTGGATTCTTGATGTTATATGTCCTTAATTGGTGGAGGATTTCTTACCTTGCCAAGCCTTTCTAGTGTGAGGGTAATGAAATCTGAAACCAGGCAAGTTTTGCGTGGTTCTAAATTTCATCACAAATCACATCTCACACTTCTCATTTCTCGCCTGGGGGAGAAAAACTACAGTATCTTTCTGTCTCCAGAAAGGAGGCAACGCCTCCATAGCTCCCCTGTTCTGGCTGATTATATTGACTTAATCATAGTTGAGGAAGGAGCCAGATATCAGCTTGTATGTGATACTGGCATGTAGAGCCCTGTACAACCGAAGGCCAGCCCTGATGAGGCAGCAAGAAGGAAGCAGTGATGGCAGCATGAAAAATTGAGTTTTGATGACATATCTTGTAATTGTTGCTAAAAGTTGAAGTGCAGATGGAAGAGCAAGGAAACCACCTTTTGCCAAACAGAGTTTCTTCTTTAAATTGGAAATACTGACTTCAGGAGATCTACTTCAGCTATCCAGAATCAGTAGTATATGCTAAGAAAAGCCAAACCTACATGATAAGGCTAAGtagtaaaaatatcaaaatagaGAGAAGTCTTCAAATGtgaatctttttttcccaatgacaaccacaacacacaaaaaaggaaacttcctgagattatgttattttttttctcttctgtttgatCCTTCAGCAGCTCTTAAGCCTTGCATGAATTCTCACTCTATGTTTGCAGgcttatttcttattatttcgTGTTGTAGTAAGTTTAAATGACTTTGTCGCAGAGCTGACCAGCTGCAGAAAGGATCAGAAACACAATCAAAGCACGTGTACTTGCTGATCTGGGTGTTAAGCTCTTGCTGGTCTTAGTGGCTATGTTATTTCTTCTGCCTTGCTGCCCCCTTCGCCCTCACCAGAAATGcagttaaaagtctttttttgaCCAGGGAGCAATCACATACTAGCATGTACTGTCAGTTGCACCAGCTCACACTGCTG from Rissa tridactyla isolate bRisTri1 chromosome 7, bRisTri1.patW.cur.20221130, whole genome shotgun sequence harbors:
- the KIAA2012 gene encoding uncharacterized protein KIAA2012 homolog, with the protein product MPSCEATAQTKIPPGKWQEGRSAQEKVRAEKGKRQQLKVEQKRKEQEQQSGKREQQEQMEKVKADLEKEQQRSMEEMRLQKLKEEWRWQQRSHN